GTAAAACGTGTAATCGGTTTACCAGGTGATACTGTTAAATTTCGCAATCACCATTTGTATATTAATGGTGAACAATATGAAAAAACCTTTATTAGTGTAGATGCTTTAAATCACACAGGAAATTTTGGCCCGATAGAAGTTCCAGATGATAAATACTTCGTAATGGGTGATAATCGGGCTATCAGTAAAGACAGTAGAAATGGATTAGGTTTTATTAATGCGGATGATATCGTAGGCCGATCTGAATTTGTCATTTATCCATTTGACGAATGGTCCATGATAAAATAATTAATGAGGGTCAGACTGTTTCATCGGTCTGGCCCCTTTTTTTAGTTTATATCTTCACTGTTATTACTTCTCATTATCAAATACACAATATCCAATATTTAAGATTACAAGTGCAAAACAAACTACCGACAATGCAATTTCCATTAAAATGTGCACCTCCTCAACATGATGTATGTAATTTAAAATATAAAAATAGTATGTGCAGAATTAG
This Virgibacillus phasianinus DNA region includes the following protein-coding sequences:
- the lepB gene encoding signal peptidase I, whose amino-acid sequence is MVKKDKQKNEWLEWGKAIFIAILLAFFLRTFVFATSIVEGESMVPTLQDGERVIFNKLIYLVDEPERGDVVIIKRPVKNYVKRVIGLPGDTVKFRNHHLYINGEQYEKTFISVDALNHTGNFGPIEVPDDKYFVMGDNRAISKDSRNGLGFINADDIVGRSEFVIYPFDEWSMIK